TCCTAGTAGTAAGTGCAGCAGACGGACCAATGCCTCAAACAAGAGAGCATATTCTGTTAGCAAGACAAGTAGGTGTACCAAAGATAGTTGTTTTCTTAAACAAAGAAGACCAAGTAGACGATGCAGAACTAATCGAATTAGTTGACATGGAAGTAAGAGATCTACTATCAGAATATGACTTTGATGGAGACAATACACCAATCGTAGTAGGATCAGCATTAAAAGCATTAGAAGATCCAGACGGAGAGTGGGGAGACAAGATAGTAAAACTAATGGAAGAGGTAGACGAGTATATACCACAACCAGAAAGAGATACAGACAAACCATTCTTAATGCCTGTAGAAGACGTATTCTCAATCACAGGAAGAGGAACAGTAGCAACAGGAAGAGTAGACAGAGGAACAATCAAAGTTGGAGATACAGTAGAAATCGTAGGATTAACTGAAGAGTCAAGACAAGTAGTAGTAACAGGAGTAGAAATGTTCAGAAAACTACTTGATCAAGCGGAAGCAGGAGACAACGTAGGACTACTATTAAGAGGTGTACAAAGAAGCGAAATCGAAAGAGGCCAAGTATTAGCTAAACCAGGCTCAATCAAACCTCATACAAAATTCGAATCAGAAGTATACGTATTAACCAAAGATGAGGGTGGAAGACATACACCATTCTTCTCAGGCTACAGACCACAATTCTACTTCACAACAACAGACGTAACCGGAGACATCCAGTTAGCAGAAGGCGTAGAAATGGTAGTACCTGGAGACAACGCAAAGTTCACAATAACACTAATCACACCAATCGCGATTGAAGAAGGACAAAAGTTCTCAATCAGAGAAGGTGGAAGAACAGTTGGAGCCGGAGTTGTAACTAAGGTTATCGAATAATAAATATTAAAGGTGGTGATTATATCACCGCCTTTTCTTTATCCAAAAACCTTTTGCACTAAAGCATAAAAGGGGAAGATATGAAAAAGAATTTAATATGGATTTTAAATATACTTATTAAAATTTTGATTCTAATTTTATTTTGTACCGGATTGCTATTAATGATTGCAATCTTTAAAAAATAGTATATCAGTTATTATGGAGGTTAATTATGATATCTAAAAAAATGGCATCATTTCTCGGTAAGAGTTCACTTATTCGAGCAATGTTTGAGGAAGGAAAGAAACTAAAAGCGGAGTATGGCTCTGATAATGTATATGACTTCAGTCTGGGAAACCCCAATGTACCTGCACCTATCGAAGTGAATCGTGCAATTATCGACTTGATCGAAAATGAGGATCCCGTTTTACTACATGGGTACATGAGTAATCAAGGCTTTGAAGATGTAAGGGAAGTTGTTGCAAATTCACTCAATAAAAAACACGGAACTTCTTTTACTTCAAATAATATACTTATGACAGTTGGTGCTGCTGCCGGACTGAATATAATATTTAAAACTCTTTTGGATCCCGGTGACGAAGTAATAGTTTTAAAGCCTTACTTTTTAGAGTACGGGAATTATGTGAGAAATTATGATGGGGTTTTAGTGGAAGTTGATACCTTAAAGGACAGCTTTATGCCTGATTATGATGCTTTAAAATCAGCTATAAATGATAAAACCAAAGCTGTAATAATCAATTCACCTCATAATCCTACCGGAGTGGTTTATTCTGAAGATACGATAGTAAAGATTGCTGAGGTATTGAGAGCCAAAGAGAGTGAACTCAATAAAACCATATATCTAATCTCAGATGAACCTTACAGAGAGCTAGTATATGATGGGGTCGAAGTTCCATATTTGACCAAGTACTATGATGATACAATAGTAGCATACTCATATAGCAAGTCTCTATCACTACCGGGTGAGCGTATTGGTTACTTGGTGATACCTGATGAGGCTTCATGTTCAGAGGATATAATGGGAGCTGCAACAATTGCTAACAGAATAATGGGCTTTGTAAATGCTCCATCTCTTATTCAAAGGGTAATAGGAAAATGTATAGATGCAGCTGTGGATTTAGATTTTTACGATGTAAACAGAAAACTGCTCTATAATAGATTAAAGGAATTGGGACTGGAATGCGTACTTCCACAAGGAGCTTTCTATCTATTCGTAAAATCACCTATAGAAGATGAGAGGATTTTTATTGAAATGGGCAAACAACATAATATACTCATGGTACCGGGGTCTGCGTTTTCTGCACCAGGATATGTAAGACTTGCATACTGTGTATCTAAAGCCTGTATAGAAAACTCTCTTCCTGCATTTGCGAGCTTAATGGAAGATGTGAAAAATTTACGATAGTTTAGAGTAAGAAATAGGACTTGTTTGTAAACTCGAAAAAGGGTGTTGAAATGAAAATCGATACAAGTAAGATAATTATAAGAGAAGCTGAACCGGATGATGCAGAACAATTACTGGTATATTTAAAGCAAGTAGGTGGGGAGTCTCGAAACCTCACCTTTGGAGAAGAGGGTTTGTCTTATACCTTGGAACAGGAAACAAACTTTTTAGAAAGTCTTAAAAATAATCCCAGAGCGGGTATTTATTTGGCGATTTATGATGAAGAAATAATAGGAAATTGCAGTTTTGATGCTTATTCTAATGAGCGTCTCAAGCATAGGGCTAATTTTGCCATAAGTGTAAAAAAAGCATACTGGAGACATGGCATCGGGAGTTTACTTGTTGAGCATATACTTAAAAAGATAAAGAATCTTGGATGCAGTCTTGTAACTTTGGAAGTGCTATCTGAAAATTTACCTGCGATTGAATTATACAAAAAGTTTGGGTTTGTAAAATATGGAGAACTGGATTCTTTCTTTAAAATAGATGGAGAGCACTTTCCGGCTGTGTATATGAAGCTGGACATTTAATCTTAATATACAGAATAATAATCGGTAACTACCTCTTGGCAGTTACCGATTATTATTCACCTATTATTTTAATCAAAACTCTTTTAGCTCTTTTTCCGTCGTATTCTCCGTAAAAGATTTGTTCCCAAGGTCCGAAATCAAGCCTGCCTTCAGTTATGGCAACTACGACTTCTCTACCCATTATCTGTCTTTTAAGATGAGCATCGGCATTGTCTTCGTAACCATTATGTCTATACATATTGTACGGCTTTTCAGGAGCCAGTTTTTCAAGCCAAACTTCAAAGTCATGGTGAAGCCCGGACTCATCGTCGTTTATAAATACTGATGCGGTGATGTGCATTGCATTGACCAGTACAAATCCTTCTTTAATTTCACTCTCTCTTATGGCTTCTTGAACATCGCGAGTTATATTTATGTATTCTCTTCTGTCATCAGTCTTGATAATTAATTCTTTTCTAAATGATTTCATTTTAACCTCCGAATAGTTGATACCGGTCCGTAAACTTAAAAAAGAATAAGAGTCCAGCCCCCTTGTGATACAATAGTTTTATCCACAAAACCAGTACTCCCAAGAAAGGAATGAACTCTTATGAATAATAATGTATCACTTATCTGCCCAAGATGCAACAATAACTCGTCTTTTTATCGTTACGGCTTTGATTCTCGTGGATATCAAAAATATCTTTGCCGATCATGTAATAGACAGTTTGCACCTAATAATCCAAATACCATAATAGGTAAGCTACCTTCAAGAAAATATCAGCCTTGTACTGTTTGTGGTAAGGCTACTTTTCTTCATCATGACTTTACTTACTATAGCAATCTTAGGTGTTGTGATAAGTCTTGTAATCACTCTTTTAAGGTTTCTAAAGCCATGCCTATTGATTTCCAACCTTACCGGTAAAGACCATTTTAAAGGACTCAGATTTCCTGTTAATATAGTTTTAAAAGCCATGCACCTTTACTTCATCGGTAAAAACTCTCTTAGAGAGTGTGCTTTTTTGATGAAAACCCTGTTTAATGTGTCAGTTAGTCACACTACTATCCATAGCTGGGTATCGGGGTTTGCTCCTGCCTTTAAAGAAATTTCAGATTATTTTAAGTCTTATCTAGATCTAAATTCTGATGAGTGGCATTTGGATGAAACCGTAGTCAAAGTTGCTGGGATTAAATCATATATTTGGTTTGTTGAAGATTCTGAAACCAGGTTTATCGTAGATTTTAACCTATCTCCTCACAGAAATTCTGATTCTGCTTTTGAGTTGATTAATTCTGCAAAAGAACATGGTTGTCCTAACTCTTTGGTCACTGATCGCTACAGTGCCTATTTAAAACCAATTGAGGTCTATTTCCCAGACCAAGAACATATTAGAGTTGAAAGTTTTCACGACGATATTTCAAATAATCTAATTGAATCTTTTCACTCTCAGTTTAAGTCTTGGTATAAAACAAAGCGTGGTTTTGAAAGCTTTGAAGATGCTAACAATATTATTTCCATGTTTGTTTTCTACTATAATTTTATTAGACCTCATAGTTCTTTAAACGATATGACTCCTGCTAAAGTAGCTGGTCTTGATATCTCTGAGGCTGAGCAACACAAATATTTGATAGCTGCTTGATTTTTTACTCAAATAAGTTAGGCTTTAGTTGAGTAAATAATCTCATCATTATTATAATTATTCGTACTTTTGTGAATATATTCTATTGTTTTTTCTATTCTTTCATTTTAAGTTTACATTACCGTTGATACTCTTATTCTATCATATACAGAAAAAAATAATCTATGATTGATACGATTTGAAGGGGATTAATTATATGGTATACTAAATTTGTAGTAAAAAAACAAAACGGGAGGAGCTATGTACGAAAATATACTATTAGATTTAGATGGTACATTGTCAGACAATTCCAAAGGAATCTTTAAGGGTGTTATAAAAGCTTTGGAGTATTTTAATATTGATTATTGCGAGAGTGATTTGAATTCGTTCATTGGTCCACCATTATTGGATTCATTTATGATTAAATACAATATGGACAAGACAAGTGCTTTGAAAGCTGTGGAAGTCTACAGGGAATACTATAGCGTTGACGGCTTGTTTGAGAATACGCTATATGATGGCGTGGAAAAGGTGTTATCAGTTCTTAAAGAAAGAGGAAAGAAATTATATCTAACTACTGCAAAACCTCAAGTTTTTGCTGAAAAAATAATGATACATTTTGGAGTCGATCATTATTTTGATGGGATTTACGGGGCAACTCTAGATACTTCGAGAATCCATAAGGAAGACATCATTAAATATGTGATTATGAATAATAAGCTTGAAAAGAGGGTAACAATTATGGTAGGGGACAGATACCACGATATTGAAGGAGCAGATGTAAACGGTATAGATTCGGTTGGCGTTACCTATGGATTTGGGAGCAGGGATGAACTATTAGCTTCCGGAGCGGACTTTGTTATTGACGATATCGCAGCACTTCCGGAGATACTTTAGGTGTATTTATGAAACGATATAGAATTGTATTTGTTGGAAGGGTGCAAGGAGTCGGTTTTAGATTTAAAAGCATGGAAATTGCAAGAAGACTGGGGTTAACCGGCTATGTTTTTAACGATTATGACGGAACGGTTGTAATGGAAGTTCAAGGAAAAGTGGATAGGATAGAGGACTTATGTCAAGGATTGCAAGAGGATCGCTTTATAAGAATTGATAAAATATTCAAGACAGAAATGGACTTAAATAAAGATGAGAAAGGTTTTACGATAGGTAATTAAAATGTATTTAGAAAGATTCAGTTCATATAAACCCAAACCTTTTGGAGTTAATAGAGAATTTGCAGTGGGGATTATACTTTTTGGACCAAAGGAAGATAAAAAAATAATTTTTGAAATACGAAGCTCGACAGTTTCACAGCCAAATGATGTTTCACTTCCCGGAGGAAGAAAAGAGGATGGTGAAAGTCTTTATGAATGTGTACTAAGGGAGATTGAAGAGGAAATTGGTATCCCAAAGGAAGATTTAGAGTATGTCGGTAAATCCGATTATGTGGTAGAACCTATAGGAGTAGTCTATCCTTTTGTCTTCAATTATAAATACGATGATCTTTCAAGGCTTGTATTGAATTCTGAAGTTGATGATGTGTTTTCTGTTGAATGTTCTTATTTTAAAAAGGTAAAACCAAGGGATTACAGCCATAATTATGAAGTTAATTTCCCTAAAGATTTTCCCTATGAACTGCTTCCCAATGGAAATAAGTATAAATTTTATCCCGTGGTAAAGACTGTTTATATGTATGAGGATATCCGTCCGCTATTATGGGGTTTAACAGCTAAAATAATCATGGGTTTCACAAAAATTATTTATGGAGAGAATAATGGATAAAGAAAAAATAAAAAAATCTGTAAGTACTTTTTATAAAAATGTCGCTAATGAAAAAGCGGGTATAAAAGTAGATGCTAATGAATTAGGAAAAGCAATAGGTTATTCCAAAGAAGAACTTGAAATGGTACCTGAAGAAGCAAATATGGGCTTAGGATGTGGTAATCCTCAAGAGAAAGCTCAGCCTAAAAATGGTGAAGTCGTTATAGACCTAGGATGTGGCAAGGGCATGGATGTGTTTATCGCCTCAAAGAAAGTTGGAGATGAGGGATATGTCATCGGTGTTGACATGACCTATGATATGGTAACCAAAGCCAGACAGATTGCCATGAAAAGAGGATTTAAGAATGTGGAATTTAGGCTGGGAGAGATAGAAAATTTACCGGTCGCTGATAATACAGCTGACATAGTATTAAGTAATTGTGTTATAAATCTATCTACGGAAAAGGATAGGGTATATAGTGAGATTTTCAGGGTTTTAAAACCCGGAGGGAGAATTGGTATATCAGATATAACACTTTATGAGGAGTTACCAAGTAAAGTCATCAATGATCCCAAAATGTACGGTACCTGAGTAGCCGGAGCCGTGACCTTGGATAGGTTACATGAAATATTAGAAAATGCCGGATTTAGGGATATTGATATAGACACAGAATTCGTATCTGATGAATATGCATCTAAATGGGGTCTGGACACAGAACTAAATTTAAAACATTATTTAAGGAATTCAACTATTACTGCGTATAAATAGAACTTATAAAATAGTGACAAGTTTCAGAATAATTTATTTTTCACTCTATATTTTTAGGGGAATCATGAGCTCCGGGTTTTAATGTAGCTATACTAGAGGAAGTTTTATAGAGGTATTTATGAGAACTGTTAAGAAATTAAGTATTCCGGCAATAATAATCATCATATGGATAGTTTGGACAAATTTCACAATTGAAGTAACTCAATTGAGAATTAAGGACACTAAACTACCTACTGAATTTAACGGTTTTAAAATTGCACATGTATCGGATTTGCACAATAAGGATTGGAAAGATCAGCTTATCCGAAAACTTGAAAAAGAAAAGCCGGATGTAGTATGCATTACGGGAGATTTAATTGACGCGAATAAAACGAACATAGGTATTGCGATGAGTTTTGTCAACAGGGCAGTTGAAGTTGCCACGGTATATTATGTTACCGGCAATCATGAGGCTTGGACTAAGAATTATCCGGAATTGAAAAACAGATTGATAAAATCAGGTGTAGTGATTATGGATGACAGATCTGAATTTATAGAATGGGAAGGAAGCAAGATTCAGATTATAGGTCTTGAAGATCCTGAGTTTATAAAAAGAGATGATTTAAAGGGGTTAGCAGACCTGACACTAGAAAAGAAACTCGAACGACTTCTAGATAGGGACTACTTCTCAATCACTCTGTCTCATAGACCGGAAATATTTGAAAGTTATGTGAACGCAGGTGCCGATTTGGTGCTTACCGGGCATGCGCATGGAGGACAATTTCGCATTCCTTTTATTGGTGGCGTCATAGCTCCCAATCAAGGTCTTTTTCCAAAGTATACCAGCGGAGTCTACACTAAGGATAAAACGAGTATGGTCGTCAGTAGGGGGCTTGGCAATTCAATTTTGAGTGTGCGAATAAATAATAGGCCGGAGCTCGTCATTGTGACTTTATCAAATGAGGATTAGTTATTTATATGTATATAATGTATATAAAAGATTTATTGCATCAGATATGCGAAAAAAGATAATGGTTTTATATAATGGATTTATGCTAAGGTATAATTTTATAAAATATTTCAAAAAATACTATAAAAAATATTAAATTTATATTGACAACGGGGTTCTACTATGATAGTTTATATAGATGTAATTGAGACTGGGAATTGCCCGTCTCGATTAAATATCCCACGGGAGGTGTACTATGAGAGATAGAGTAACGCTAGCTTGTACCGAATGCAAGAACAGAAATTACACTTCTTCAAAAAACAAGAAAACAACAAATGAACGTATCGAATTGAAAAAGTACTGTAAATTCTGTAAAACTCACACTGCTCATAAAGAGACTAGGTAATTAAGGAGGAATTCAGATGGAACAAAAGAGCAAAACTCCTGCAACTAAAGGTAAAGGATACCTTAAGGGTGTTAGATCGGAGTTTAAAAAAGTTATCTGGCCAACCAAGAAAGAAACAATTAATTACACTTCAGTTGTAATTTTGATTTCAGTCCTTGTAGGAGCTATTGTATATGGCTTAGACCTAACATTCACACAACTTCTTAATCTAATTATTCTTAAGTGATGAGGAGGTAGGGCATAGCCCAAAGATATGAACGAAGACAATGGCAACAAAAATGAAAGATACGCAGAAAGAGCAAAAGAGGCCAAATGGTATGTAGTACATACATACTCGGGTCATGAGAACAAAGTTAAAGACAATATTGAGAAGATGGTTGAAAACAGAGGATATATCGATGATATATTCGAAGTTGCAGTGCCTACTGAAGAATATGTCGAAACCAAAAATGGTGTAAAAACTATTAAAGAAAGAAAATTGTTTCCCAGCTATGTTCTAATTAAAATGATAATCACTGATGTATCATGGTTTTTAGTTAGAAATACAAGAGGGGTTACAGGCTTTGTGGGACCGGGTTCTAAACCCGTACCATTGACAGAAAAAGAAGTAAAAGCATTTGGGGTGCAAACTGTTTCGATACCTGAAATGGATTTAAATGTCGGAGATTCTATCAAGGTAATAGATGGACCTTTTGAAGGATTTGTCGGCAAGGTAGAAGAGATAAGTCCTGAGAAGCTAAAGTTAAAAGCTTCTGTTTCAATTTTTGGTAGAGATACCATTGTTGAACTGGATTATGATAATATCGAAAGAGTATAAATTTAGAAGATAACTCGAATAATAAATGAGAGGTTATAGATCGAAGTGGGAGGGAAAACCCCGCCAAACCACAACTTTTTAGGAGGATTACAATGGCTAAAAAAGTACAAGCAATAGTAAAATTACAAATACCTGCAGGAAAAGCAACTCCTGCACCACCGGTAGGTACCGCACTTGGACCTCATGGTGTAAACATAATGCAATTCACTAAGGAATTCAATGCAAAAACTCAATCACAAGAAGGATATATAATTCCGGTTGTTTTGACTGTATACCAAGACAGATCATTTAGTTTTATAACAAAAACTCCACCGGTACCTGTTTTAATTAAAAAGGCTCTTGGAATTGAAAAAGGATCTGGAGTTCCTAATAAAGATAAAGTTGCAAACCTTACGCAAGCTCAAGTTAGAGAAATTGCTGAATTAAAGATGGTTGACCTAAACGCTGCTGATGTAGAAGCTGCTATGAGAATGGTAGCAGGAACTGCAAGAAGCATGGGTGTAACTGTCGAAGGCTAATAAGTGGGAGGATATCCGCTAATACCACAAGGAGGATCAAGATGAACAAAAGAGGAAAAAAATATCAAGAAAGTGCGAAGCTCGTAGATAGAGCTGAGCTTTATGATTTAAAAGATGCAATAAAATTAGTGCAAGAAACAGCTAAGGCTAAATTTGATGAGACCGTAGAGCTTCACGTTAAGCTTGGTGTTGACTCAAGACATGCTGACCAACAAGTAAGAGGCGCAGTGGTACTACCACATGGTACTGGTAAGACTCTTAGAGTTGTTGTATTCGCTAAAGGCGAAAAAGCTGCTGAAGCTGAAAGAGCTGGAGCAGACTTCGTTGGAGCAGAAGACATTGCTCAAAAAATCCAAACTGAAGGATGGTTGGATTTTGACGTAGCTATTGCTACACCGGACATGATGGGTGTTGTAGGTAGAATTGGTAAGATACTTGGACCTAAAGGTTTAATGCCTAACCCTAAGTCAGGAACTGTAACATTTGATATAGAGCAAGCTATCAACGATGTTAAAGCAGGTAAGGTAGAGTACAGACTTGACAAGGGAAATATTATCCACGTACCAGTTGGAAAAGTTTCATTCGGCGATGAAAAACTTTACGATAACCTAAGAACTATTATTACAGCAATCATCAAAGCTAAACCTGCAGCAGCTAAAGGTAGATACTTAAGATCAGTTTCAATCTCATCAACAATGGGACCTGGAATTAAATTAAACGGTGCTAGATTAACTGAAGCAGTTCAAGCTAAAGCTGAAGATAAATAATTTTTAAAATAGTTGACATATATCATATAAATGATATAATCATATAGTCAAATAAATAGGCTACCGAAGACCGTAGGGACCAAATGGTTTAATCATCCTACAGAGGTGGAGAACTATCATTGAAATAATGGTCTTTCCACGTCGTGGAGAGACCTTTTTATAATATGTAATTAGTTTATTACATCGGATAATT
The sequence above is a segment of the Peptoniphilaceae bacterium AMB_02 genome. Coding sequences within it:
- the rplK gene encoding 50S ribosomal protein L11, whose protein sequence is MAKKVQAIVKLQIPAGKATPAPPVGTALGPHGVNIMQFTKEFNAKTQSQEGYIIPVVLTVYQDRSFSFITKTPPVPVLIKKALGIEKGSGVPNKDKVANLTQAQVREIAELKMVDLNAADVEAAMRMVAGTARSMGVTVEG
- a CDS encoding GNAT family N-acetyltransferase, with translation MKIDTSKIIIREAEPDDAEQLLVYLKQVGGESRNLTFGEEGLSYTLEQETNFLESLKNNPRAGIYLAIYDEEIIGNCSFDAYSNERLKHRANFAISVKKAYWRHGIGSLLVEHILKKIKNLGCSLVTLEVLSENLPAIELYKKFGFVKYGELDSFFKIDGEHFPAVYMKLDI
- a CDS encoding acylphosphatase; the protein is MKRYRIVFVGRVQGVGFRFKSMEIARRLGLTGYVFNDYDGTVVMEVQGKVDRIEDLCQGLQEDRFIRIDKIFKTEMDLNKDEKGFTIGN
- the tuf gene encoding elongation factor Tu, giving the protein MAKEKFERTKPHVNIGTIGHVDHGKTTLTAAITYVLSKRFGTGEFIDYAHIDKAPEERERGITISTSHVEYETDKRHYAHVDCPGHADYVKNMITGAAQMDGAILVVSAADGPMPQTREHILLARQVGVPKIVVFLNKEDQVDDAELIELVDMEVRDLLSEYDFDGDNTPIVVGSALKALEDPDGEWGDKIVKLMEEVDEYIPQPERDTDKPFLMPVEDVFSITGRGTVATGRVDRGTIKVGDTVEIVGLTEESRQVVVTGVEMFRKLLDQAEAGDNVGLLLRGVQRSEIERGQVLAKPGSIKPHTKFESEVYVLTKDEGGRHTPFFSGYRPQFYFTTTDVTGDIQLAEGVEMVVPGDNAKFTITLITPIAIEEGQKFSIREGGRTVGAGVVTKVIE
- the secE gene encoding preprotein translocase subunit SecE — protein: MEQKSKTPATKGKGYLKGVRSEFKKVIWPTKKETINYTSVVILISVLVGAIVYGLDLTFTQLLNLIILK
- the nusG gene encoding transcription termination/antitermination protein NusG → MNEDNGNKNERYAERAKEAKWYVVHTYSGHENKVKDNIEKMVENRGYIDDIFEVAVPTEEYVETKNGVKTIKERKLFPSYVLIKMIITDVSWFLVRNTRGVTGFVGPGSKPVPLTEKEVKAFGVQTVSIPEMDLNVGDSIKVIDGPFEGFVGKVEEISPEKLKLKASVSIFGRDTIVELDYDNIERV
- the rplA gene encoding 50S ribosomal protein L1; its protein translation is MNKRGKKYQESAKLVDRAELYDLKDAIKLVQETAKAKFDETVELHVKLGVDSRHADQQVRGAVVLPHGTGKTLRVVVFAKGEKAAEAERAGADFVGAEDIAQKIQTEGWLDFDVAIATPDMMGVVGRIGKILGPKGLMPNPKSGTVTFDIEQAINDVKAGKVEYRLDKGNIIHVPVGKVSFGDEKLYDNLRTIITAIIKAKPAAAKGRYLRSVSISSTMGPGIKLNGARLTEAVQAKAEDK
- a CDS encoding secondary thiamine-phosphate synthase enzyme YjbQ; this translates as MKSFRKELIIKTDDRREYINITRDVQEAIRESEIKEGFVLVNAMHITASVFINDDESGLHHDFEVWLEKLAPEKPYNMYRHNGYEDNADAHLKRQIMGREVVVAITEGRLDFGPWEQIFYGEYDGKRAKRVLIKIIGE
- a CDS encoding methyltransferase domain-containing protein, which encodes MDKEKIKKSVSTFYKNVANEKAGIKVDANELGKAIGYSKEELEMVPEEANMGLGCGNPQEKAQPKNGEVVIDLGCGKGMDVFIASKKVGDEGYVIGVDMTYDMVTKARQIAMKRGFKNVEFRLGEIENLPVADNTADIVLSNCVINLSTEKDRVYSEIFRVLKPGGRIGISDITLYEELPSKVINDPKMYGT
- a CDS encoding HAD hydrolase-like protein, which translates into the protein MYENILLDLDGTLSDNSKGIFKGVIKALEYFNIDYCESDLNSFIGPPLLDSFMIKYNMDKTSALKAVEVYREYYSVDGLFENTLYDGVEKVLSVLKERGKKLYLTTAKPQVFAEKIMIHFGVDHYFDGIYGATLDTSRIHKEDIIKYVIMNNKLEKRVTIMVGDRYHDIEGADVNGIDSVGVTYGFGSRDELLASGADFVIDDIAALPEIL
- a CDS encoding CoA pyrophosphatase translates to MYLERFSSYKPKPFGVNREFAVGIILFGPKEDKKIIFEIRSSTVSQPNDVSLPGGRKEDGESLYECVLREIEEEIGIPKEDLEYVGKSDYVVEPIGVVYPFVFNYKYDDLSRLVLNSEVDDVFSVECSYFKKVKPRDYSHNYEVNFPKDFPYELLPNGNKYKFYPVVKTVYMYEDIRPLLWGLTAKIIMGFTKIIYGENNG
- a CDS encoding pyridoxal phosphate-dependent aminotransferase, with product MISKKMASFLGKSSLIRAMFEEGKKLKAEYGSDNVYDFSLGNPNVPAPIEVNRAIIDLIENEDPVLLHGYMSNQGFEDVREVVANSLNKKHGTSFTSNNILMTVGAAAGLNIIFKTLLDPGDEVIVLKPYFLEYGNYVRNYDGVLVEVDTLKDSFMPDYDALKSAINDKTKAVIINSPHNPTGVVYSEDTIVKIAEVLRAKESELNKTIYLISDEPYRELVYDGVEVPYLTKYYDDTIVAYSYSKSLSLPGERIGYLVIPDEASCSEDIMGAATIANRIMGFVNAPSLIQRVIGKCIDAAVDLDFYDVNRKLLYNRLKELGLECVLPQGAFYLFVKSPIEDERIFIEMGKQHNILMVPGSAFSAPGYVRLAYCVSKACIENSLPAFASLMEDVKNLR
- the rpmG gene encoding 50S ribosomal protein L33 yields the protein MRDRVTLACTECKNRNYTSSKNKKTTNERIELKKYCKFCKTHTAHKETR
- a CDS encoding metallophosphoesterase — its product is MRTVKKLSIPAIIIIIWIVWTNFTIEVTQLRIKDTKLPTEFNGFKIAHVSDLHNKDWKDQLIRKLEKEKPDVVCITGDLIDANKTNIGIAMSFVNRAVEVATVYYVTGNHEAWTKNYPELKNRLIKSGVVIMDDRSEFIEWEGSKIQIIGLEDPEFIKRDDLKGLADLTLEKKLERLLDRDYFSITLSHRPEIFESYVNAGADLVLTGHAHGGQFRIPFIGGVIAPNQGLFPKYTSGVYTKDKTSMVVSRGLGNSILSVRINNRPELVIVTLSNED